The nucleotide window TGTCAAAAAGGACAAAGTGCCATTGACAGgacaatttttggaaatatttttttttattttccggaagtccaataaaagttaggattagtcacaaaattttaggtaatttcaatttaaaatgttattagactttgaaaatgccgcgggcactttatgccccccccccccataccaaatagggttaacatCAAAGGCCTGcaaaagtatatattttgaTAGTTATTCCAGTATTAAAATATCGAATCCCTAGATAGACGAATCCGATAACATTTTGCGAtcgaaagttttttaaaaaaaccagcgattttttttttttttttttttgagaaaacttTTGCAAGGaataatgaaattaattttggggGATTATTTTGTCAATTATGTGGGTCCAGAAACAGTGGCCATTTTCGCAAAATTAAGTTCTGCATAAATTAATCTTGTAGGATTTTATCCAGCATAATTTTATCCTTGTAGGGCAGGGAGAGACCAAGCGATTTATTGTCAGTGAAACCTAATAACATTGAAAATTAGTCTAAAAATAGCCGTGAAAAAATAGTCTTCGCAGATGAGCCGTTTTGTTTATATGCTGCCATTTTTACGTGGTGACATAAGACGACACATTGTACTTATATAGATATGCTATGTCCTTATTTGGGCATGTTATCATTATCGTATGTGTTCTGGTTTTTCCCGAAATCGAAACTACGAAACTAGGGAAAAAAAGACTTCTGAATTTCtgataaaaacctttttatgcTGCCTGGTATTGTTTAGAAAAAGAAAGGTTACTTCCCAAATAAAGAGTAATCTCTCTTTATATATgtgaattttaaaatgaaggttTATTCTGTTTTTAGCTTGATAACTACATTACAATGTCAGCTTCGTATGGTTTACCTGGTGGGTCGGATTTGATACAACTTAACTGGAACAGCAATTGGGGCAATGACAAGTCTAATGGAAGAAAACCTGCCAAAAGTAATTCAACCAAAGGTTCAAAAATTCTATCACCACCAAAAAAGGATCTTACAATAGAAGGTTGGCTGTTTGTTTTTTCGTATGTCTCACGTGTTATAAGTTAGTGACATcacaagttttaaataaagtctACCCTGACTATTTTTCCCAGGGACGATCCCTCCTAGCTTAAGgtgcttttaaagttttttaacattAATTTGTGATAACTAACTAGCTACAGTAGAACTTTCGCTCTATTTCCCTCTAGAACATCACGAACTGTGCGATAAATACTCCTGGCTAAACTAGGATCATTTGGTCAGTCGGTAGAGCTCTAGACTCATGTTCCTGAGGTTGTGGGTTCTATCCCCACATTTAAGGTTGTTGTCTTATTAGGCCAAAGTTTAATAAAACTTACTTTAGCTCAAATAGAAGCTTCTTATGCAGATATTTGTCAAAGAGTTAAAAATATGAGGCTAAAGTGAAAAAACacttttacaacttttttttttttacaacaaacACAATTACAACTATCCATCATAAGGAATAATGGACAGAAACCTTAATGAAGAAGATGTAAAGAACAAACAAGTTTTTTCCACAGGGGCAacgtaatgttttgattttgagttaaaaacaatagacgTGTGTACGTTCTAAGAAGCAAAAGTATAATCTACAGACTTTAAAAAAAAGGgccttgttttcaaaaaaactataaatatatgtcTAGCCATTTAGCCCAACATGAATCTGCATTTGTACATGTGTGCTTATCTTTCCACAACTTTTTATGCTATACCTTTTTATCATCTGCATGTACACTTACTTATAcatatttttagatttaagCCACTCTTTCATTTGTGGTGTATTGGCACCGATTCTTGATAGAAAaagcaacaataataataatgtgttGGGTTTGGCTAGAATAATGGAATTCAAGGAGGATACTATTGTGTATTTGGAAAACTGTTTTTATGGTGATGGTAGTCCAGCTACAGATTTTTTGGCAAGGTTTGTTGCTGAGAAGCCAGATGTTACGATATCTGAGTTAAGGCGCTGTTTAAGTCACAAGGGCTTACCAAAAGAAGCGATTGATGCAATAGCTTCATATGATGATTTAGAGATAATTGATGATATACTGCCATTACATCTAGAtgatttagcctcaaagttgaCAACACGTGGAAGAACAAATTGTGACTGGGAGTATGTGGCTTTATGGTTTGGTTACCAGGAGCAAATTTCATTACTGAAAGCATCAGTTCCAAGAAGTGTTGAAAGTGCTACGGTTGAATTAAtaagtttaataaaaacacaacgACCAGGCATGAAAGTGAAGTCAATGATCGCGTCTTTGGAATTAATATGTAATGATGAAGCTGCAAACGCCCTTAAATCTCAATTAAACAAAAAGGTGTAATCTCATTGTATGTACATTGATATTTAAGCTCACTTAACTCAACATTATGTAtattgtgatatttttttcaaccaatATGGAAAatcttgttaatttttatattttgtacgtTTCTCAAATAAAACTGCATTTTCTGAACAAATTAATACGCCTACATATTTGTTTTGCATGTATGTGGTGAACGTACTACTTTTCGATGTTTAATCACTGCACTGTCTAAACAAGTTCAAAAATGTATGGCAGGTGATATAAgttcttgaaaaaaaagtgtttttttttgacattatatATACATCTTTAGTGTATTATATAAATGtgtttataattatatttatgtAATTCTAATtgttacaacaacaaaattttttgagTTGTGAACAGCACTCTGCAAGGCTTTACATTATATGATTATGTATCATTATATCAAAATATTGCTGTAAAACTAAATGTAAGGTAAAATATTATATAATGGATATACATAAAGGTCGAAAAaaagaatgtatataaaatgcttaccattttgtttttacttttccgTGAAGTAGTCTAAAGTAACAATATCAATTTATCTCACATGGGaatcaatgttctctttcttatttacagtaaaaaagaaccaaagtatataaaaaaagataaaattaaatagataaaaaaagactttgtgataaaatataaacttattctattttttcAGACTGCTTGCCCAGTTTagattattgtaaccttgggagAGTGATTTATTGCttaggtgttattttcttacttATAGGCCTGCTATCTTGCAATCTTGTCAATAAAGTAATTCCAAAATTGTTTTACAGTGTCCAGCATGAGATTTTAGAGCAGATGaggttttaaatgttttgcatGTGCAATTAAGCAGCTCACTCAAGCTCGAGGATGGAGGTGTGTGAGTGAGATTGCATGCACTAGAATGACAAGTATATATtgattttactttctttaagaagtataaatttgaagaaaaaaaaacatctatTGCACATTTGGGTCAACAAACTGTctgtttacataattttttgggGTGCGGTAATATTTCAATTTTCTACAGCATTAATCTGATTatgatatattatttttagagaAAGTTcaacacatttaaaaaatacaacataTAAAGAAACTTTATAGATCACAATGCCACACATGTTAGATACACCTTTTGGTCAAGTAAGTATATATGTTGCATTTTTAAGACAATCTGTCTGTTTTGAATATATATAGAGTCTAAACACGAAAGTAATATTGTcagaaaatttcaaatttctacCATTGATTTGTAGACGTAAATGAAAGATtgccaaaaaaaaaactttctattCTAACTTTCTTTGGTTGCAATGTAGTTGTTGCatggatttttaaaaaatgaagattttaACATATAACATGTTCAATAAGAATTTATATGACAATCATCGAAATAAATATGGTGACAATGGCCATGATTCTTGGTACAATTTACCAAGTTTGCTTTCTTGTGTTATGGTggtttttggaaaaatatttttcgcctTTATATCAAATtggatattttattttgaagttGTAAAACATATGGGAATTAATGATAACATTTATGATCACTACAGTTGATTCTAATACTATTGTTGATTCAATAGAGAAATTATATTCTGTAACTTTTTCTCTCACTTTCTGTTTCCAAGACCTGAAcagtttaataatttttgtgtcaattgttattgttatttttcttgAAATGCTTTCAGGATTGATAAGTTaatccgaaagaaaaaaaaaattctaattaagTTCATGAATAATAATGACATGTTTGAATGAACATCAAAAATTATAATCTGTGGGGACGGGGAATATATTCTATAAATTTGAAGATCTCAAATAATTTAAAGGATGTTTAAAATGTATTGTTTCTGACACTGAAGTGGCTTTATCCTGTATACATATTTAGaataataatgatgatgatgataatggaTTTTTGTTAGGCCTTGTAAATTCTTGTGttaaatttctcttttttttcagtTCACATTAATATTTATATTGGTAGTCAAGAAACTCGTTACTAGCAACAGCACTATCAGATTCTTTGCAACTATCGTAAAAAAGCATAATGAAACTCTATTGATGTTAGAGGACAACACTGCCAATAGCGCAGGAATGATGGTTTACACATGTGGCTTATTAATTGCTAATATTTTCAGAAAAAACACAGTATTAGAAAGACAAATGTATTTCATTTATATAATGACTTTGTGATATTAATATAAAGGGATATTTGGCGAATAGGGGGGTGAGGATTCTGGGCAAGCAAAAATACACAAAACTCTTGGCACGTGTACCCAATTTAATAACATTCTCCTGACACCTATCCTATTTTCATAGATcgtatttgttttcaacaactACCTGTTGTTACCTTCTCgcaatttttttacaactgtTCGTTGTTTTCCTTTCTCTCCCTTTTTTACAACTgttcatttgttgttttttttgctctATTTTTTACAACTGttcgttgttttcttttctctctcttttttataacttttcgtTGTttcctttctctcttttttattacaactttTGTTGTTTCCTTTAtctctcttttttacaactttgTTTCTTCCTTTCTCTCTCTTTTCTCAACTCTCGTTGTTtcatttctctctttttttacaacttgtatttgtttcctttctctttttttaaaactactcgTGTAAAATTGCCCTTATCTCATGAGTACGCACGCGCGCACCACAAAACGAAGGCTGATGAAGGCAGCTTAGCATATTCACTCTTTTAGTTAACAACTACCCGTTGTACCTTTCCTTTCCTTTAACTGTCTTATTGTTTATTTGCGCTATGTTCTAATTTCACCTGAGCGTAACACACTGTATCCTTACTGGGGTACACGCATGATGACACACCATAAAAAGTAGACTCACAAATGCCGCCCAACataaacacacacaaaaaaaattcaaaataaatccaTAGAGATTGTGGTAGGCCCATTGCTTCCACCACTGGACAAAAACCTTGTTGATTCATAAAGCCAGATTGAATCAATGCAAGGAAACCGTGTAGCTAAAACAATTGGACAGTATGTCAGATGAAGATTCATGCCCATGCTGACCCACTTGATGAAGTTACCATTATACCAATAGACATTAACAATCCAGTAGTGATCAGGTCgaaattagaaaaagaaaagaaattagtGTTAAAAATGTAATGGGTGGGTGTGTGGGTGGGGAAATCTTTAGTTGGATTTTCAAGACAATCTTGTCAGCTTAGGTCAGAGGCCAATGTGATCTGAAATTCTTAATTTATATGCCATTGGTAACAGAGACCTGGCAGAGTGGCCTGGCTAATTGAGGCAATACCCAATGTGGGTAAACAAAACAACATGCCTCGATTTTGAAGCTCAATATAGTGTTTTCATATCCCAGTTCACCCAACCAGCTAGCAACCCAACTGGAAactgcaattaacatgagctaaactatgtttagctccatttaaaactgtctcatgCAAGTAGCGCCACCCTTTATCACGTGACTCTCAAAAACTATATGTAAATATTTAAGAATTTTTATAAGCACCAAGTTATTCAGGAAGATAAAACACTCATTTTAAGCTAAAGGTTTTTTTTTGACCTCAATTCTCCTTTTAGGTTTTTAAGATAGACTTGTTGAATGCCAACACCAATCTTAAGGGCTGAAGAATATAGAACGTATGCATCCACCATAACATTCTTTCCTCTTATTATCtttgaatttaaaattatttagatGCAACAACTCACTATAAATGACGAAAGAGATTCAGGACCTGCTGAAGGACATATTGTTCAAGGTgatattcattttatttttttagtcttAGTTGCTATGTTGGCCCATCCTTGAATTGACTTCATTCCTTTTTTCTAAAGATACTAAGTGCAGATACCAAGTAATGTAAAAACAGCAAAATAACTTTTAGTTCCACATCTTTTCTAATGCCTTTATTCGAATAGTATATATTTCTCTGATAGCTACAATCTTGCCCAAAATTATGTCTCCAATTTGACATTGGCTGCAGGAGCACCACTTTTGCAGACACTTATTCCATGTAAACAGTGCGCAAACAGCACAAGTCACATATCCTACAATGTACAAagtacaaaacaacaaatttgcaAGAAAGGTCTTGTggatgtcagcaaaaaaattaaaaatctataCCATAAATTCTATACTAAAAGTACATACATTCATGAAAATGCAAATTCCAAAAGCATGTCTTTTGGATTTGCTGTATATTATACCACCAGGAACAGGTCGACTTTGTGGCATCTCAATTTAAACTTCAGGTcatgtttatttttaagttCTTTCATTGTCATGTTATAACATAGCTTTGCAAACAAGTTGTGTTTGTTACCTTATTTTCTCACTGTTTTACTGTTGTGGAAGTGTCAAAACCTGATTACTTTAATAAGTTGTTTTTAACTTGTTTGGCTTGCATGTGATTTATTCTCTtctttaaaacacaaaacacaAATTATGTACACACAGACAAAAGATGTTGTAAACTGCATCACAAGTTAGGCCTTGTTTGGAGTGATCAATAAAGCCATAAAGAAGTTGTCATTGGGGCGTGATTGGAAAAGGAAAAACACATTTtaacaattacaaaaatatgcaTTTGTGTAATCCCtaaaatgtcttttttctttttgttctcGTCATGTTGCATTTATGAATAAGTCGTAAAATATAAGTTAACAAGCCTATTTAATTCTACATTGAAATTGTTATTGGCAGGGGAAGAATTTTATCGGTGAATTTCTAAAATGGCTGGGAAATTGTTATACTTTTTCAGCTTTTTAAGTTAATAAAACCTTTTACTCTGCATATATTAGTCATGCCCCATTCCAAAGTGACCTAAAAATTATTGTCCGTTCGTCTGTGGGTACGTCCATACGTTACAGCTTTTTTCTGGCGTTCCATTTCGTAAGATTTTAGTTAGGCGTGCAATGAATCGCACACCTCAATAATTCCGCGTGTGCGGTGCgcatgcgatcttaaaaaattaaaatttcgtgATACCCCCTAAGGTCATTTTATTATGACACCCACCCACCCCCACCGcctattttaagaaattttctcTGGAGTACCCAACCCCCACCCCCTGCTTATTCGACCCCCCTCCCTtacaattaagcacaaaagagTGTGCACAATGTGAATTCAATGTTCTAATTACTCCATTTTGTTAGATACTAATACGCATGGCGAGGGTTATACTGATATGGTGAGAAATCATAAAAAGGAAGGTAAATACAGGTTGTTTCATAATATACTAACAAGTACTTACTTAAATGGTTTCTTTAAATTAGATCCAGGTTATCATTTATAGGGACTGAAAGTTGTGATAATACTTTGCCGAAGGAAAATATGAAAGAAGAAAAGGTACAGGGAAAAAATGATCATGTTAAATCACTGCCAATTTCGAGTAAGTGCCTATTACAACGATAAAAAAGGATAATTGGTTAACCAGACCAGCTTGCCTCATGCCCTCTGTATCTACTGTGAACCCTGACAAGTAAATAATAGCCTTTTGTTACCTAGTCTTTTTAATGAAATGTTTATGATATCTCTCACTAAACTGGTCAATTGATTTACTTTACTCTAGCTTGGTAttctatgtttttgtttttaggtcttAATTCACAATTGAAGATAGCTGCAATATTAGACATCAAAGGTCGAAGCGATGTCATGACGGTAGCAAAGTATTTGAATTTAAGTTCTCTTGAAATTAAAGATCTTGAGTCGCATAATTCTGGTGGTGGTCGACCAGCTTTATCGTTTTTTGaaacactaaaaataaaaaagtttgagGAGTACATGATAAAACTTAAGAcctgttttaaagaaaataaaatggtAAAAGCTGGTAGAATCATCTCGCATTATAATGATTTGGATGCGTTAGATGATTTAACACCTCTTGATATTGACAAACTTGCTAATGTTACTACTGTTTGTAATGAAACTACTGCTCCTGATTGGAAATGTGTTGCAGAATTTTTCGAAATGGCAGATGAAATACCTGCGTTTAAATCAAAGATATCAATTGCTAATAGTTACAGTCCAACATTAGCATTGTTTCAGCTAAttgcaacaaaatattttaaggaAATTAATATTGGAATTTTTTATGAAAGTGTTAAGAATGCTGGAAATCAAATTGCTGCAAAAGAGATTGAAGACCAGATTAGCATAATTGCCCAGAGACTggtttaagaagaatgtttgtagTAATTCTTTGCACCagaattttaaacttctttctgAAGACTGCGGTATTTCCAACCATGTGTCCTAGATTAGAGGCATTCTTTCTTGTTGTCCATAATATACACACAACGTCACAACAAatcaaattataatttttttatttaaactagctatatatagatgtatttaaatttaaaagttcgactttaaataaagaaaattaaccTTTTTATCTGCTTGGGATAGTGGTGTAACCTTTGGTAGTTTACAGCATAACATGtcataagtaaaaaaataaaaaaaagatgtttGAAACAACTAAATTTGCATAAGTGTATACGTTATAGCAAATAAATATATACCAAAAAGTTGGAGCTTCATTGTAAGAAGACGACTATGCAGATTTTATGTGTTTGTTTACATGCATGTATAGTTGTGATTCATAGTTCATTTATAACAAGGACCGAACTCTTTAAAACTTATACAAATGGAAGATAAATTTGTTTAGACAAACTTAGGAGAATTGTATATTTGAACTTACTTTCATCATACCATATTTTTAGTCGATGTATTTATTAGGCATAGTTTACTTAAACCAGTTATTTTTATAAGTTTATTTCATACTTTTATAATATGCTAATATATTGAGGAATTTTTTAAGCTGTTTTATATCACAGGCGACACAACTGTTTAACTTATTTTCTAGTAGTGCAGGTAGATTCACTGTAATGTTTTACTTACTAAATCGTTATTCATTATTACAAACGTAACGCAGATGGTTTATCAGCTTAAATTTGAAATGTctattttttctaatgttttctAACGAATTTTCCAGGTGTTGATAGCAGAAAAATATTATGAAGTTTTTGTTTAAATAGTCCATCTTAGAAACTCTTCTTTATAATATTGGCGAGGGttaaattaaagaaatattGTTATATACAAGGCCAAAAACTTAACTCTTAGCTAAAATATTTTTGGGGTTGATGAAAATATTGCCAAACGATTTTGTATTAGAATACTGTTGACGTGACAGATATTTTGTCACACAAATAAAGTATAAGTggttagtaatttaaaaaacttgaatAAACTACATCAAGGGAATTTATTTGTATTAAATCTAGGAATGTGCTTTGTAAGAACCAATTCTATGTAGGTAAGTTATGAAAAATTGACTGACCACTCTGATTTTTTGAAAAGGTGGAATTCGGCAATAAGTAATACTCTACTTttattaaaaacgttttcaaaaTGTCTGTGCAGCCTCCAAAAAACATAGAGAAATgagaaaattgtcaaaaaatttagtttCTCAGGAAAATGTGAGAGATACCAACAAAACAAGAAATTAGTATTGTGTGGACTCCTGGTTTGAACCCCATTTATGGACTTTCCTTCGACTAAGGAGCGCCTGAAAGACAAGCTGCATTAGATTTGTAATGTTGATAATGGCACCAGAAATTTAATTAACTCATGCATTTCTTCTTTAATTACTTTAAtctcttgttgtttttgttgttttgtttttgtgcgtttattttttcatattaattttcacattattttcatattttatattttcgtcCTAATACAATAATATCGATTgtcaatatgtcatttttttaatagataaaaaaaaatatgtcaggAACCATAACGCTAACACAAAGACAACCAGACCCATCAGAGAATgaggaatataaaaaaattaacgagGTATACGGTTATTAATGTCGTTCTTAGTTAAAAAAGTTACATAGTCTCTAAAATCTGATTTAACTAAAGATGGTAAATCAAGTAGTAGTGTTGTGCATGTTTACAATGTGGTTGGCAGTGTGCCATGATGGTTGTAAATTCTTATTTAGGTGACTGGAACAGCAGTCAGAAGTCGTCGAAATGGTTGTCAAGATACTGACGATTTAGCAGGTTTACAATTTATCCAATTAAATTTCATTCGTTTTATCCTACTCTATTCATTAAATTCTACTCCATTTGTTAGATTTTACTCCATTTGCTTGGTTCGGGcctgtttgttaaatttttctCCATTTATTGAAGCCTACTCCATTTGTTGCATTTTACTTCACTCAGTAAAATCAGCTTTTTCATTGCATTCTAGTCCTTTTGTTGGATTCTACTCCATTTATTGGATTATAGATTTTCCTTTTTTCAGTAGTTTTTACagactttaaaaaacaaaaacaaaatctaaaaataagaaCGTTTTATTAAAAGTCTAGGGAAAGTCAGGGAAAAATATACTAATAAGTTTTAGTTTTATCAATTGCCAAACTTTAAAAGGCGAAAGTTTGTGTGTCTGTGGTGTTGCTAGAATTATATTCTGCATATTTAAAGTGTTCTCATGTTAAGTCCACATGAGAAAAGCTGAGGGATTTTATTTCATGAAGTTTGTCTGTGCCCTGAAAAACATATCAAGATACGGGTAATTAAATTGACTGATCCCGTTCTTTCTAAATTGTAAAATGtggattgtaaatatttttatatttacttcaTAGAAGTGGACGGAGGAAAAAAGGTTTATGTTGATGGTCAGGAGGATCAGGGTAGTCCTTGTAATGGACAATGTGATATAGCAAATTTAACAGAAAAATTTAGCAGCATAAGTCTTACCAAAGACGAGGAGAAGAAAACTGTTGATTGTAAGTATTGTTGATACTTTGTGGTAAACTGTCGCGAGTTTCTCTCTATTTAtactactagtcgttagcccgtgaaaaatccacgggttagcccgtcctttttataccacattgcgtgcttctcgctattgcgcagctaagctaccattttgcgtgacagacagacatacgtatacaggtattataatatagatgtttaAGTGCTTTTGTATACGAGACTTACGAAAAAAACCGCTTCATTGAAATCCACATATCGTTtacacttttttaaaagaatgataAAAATCAGGGCATCAATTTTTAGGCtttgaaattatttctataCAAATTTATTGCATATGTTTATGAAGTAAACTTGTAAGAAGAATTTGAGTGTCAGGTTTTATGTTGATGTTGTATTGGTTTAAATatgtattcaaaaaaaaaaagcttaatagtaaaagttattttattctccttttcaataaaaaatcaGCCTTAAGCTtagattttcttaatttttagtaaATCCCTTGTATTATTTTGAAGCAAACTCTTATGAAAAAGTGTGGTGTAAGttaattaaaaaggaaaaatatagtTGATAATTTCCGTGAAATTGACATAGACTggcaaaatttgcgaaaattattccCCTAAAGATAGGTAAGTGCACTCAATGAGGGCAACAAAATTTTAGTATTTGTTAGCTTAAAAATCACGCTTAAAAATCacgcacacacaaaaaaataaagaaaatatctcTTATAATGATACGGAgagtgtctgtgtgt belongs to Hydractinia symbiolongicarpus strain clone_291-10 chromosome 1, HSymV2.1, whole genome shotgun sequence and includes:
- the LOC130635297 gene encoding uncharacterized protein LOC130635297, yielding MSASYGLPGGSDLIQLNWNSNWGNDKSNGRKPAKSNSTKGSKILSPPKKDLTIEDLSHSFICGVLAPILDRKSNNNNNVLGLARIMEFKEDTIVYLENCFYGDGSPATDFLARFVAEKPDVTISELRRCLSHKGLPKEAIDAIASYDDLEIIDDILPLHLDDLASKLTTRGRTNCDWEYVALWFGYQEQISLLKASVPRSVESATVELISLIKTQRPGMKVKSMIASLELICNDEAANALKSQLNKKV
- the LOC130635281 gene encoding uncharacterized protein LOC130635281 — its product is MPHMLDTPFGQMQQLTINDERDSGPAEGHIVQDTNTHGEGYTDMVRNHKKEGTESCDNTLPKENMKEEKVQGKNDHVKSLPISSLNSQLKIAAILDIKGRSDVMTVAKYLNLSSLEIKDLESHNSGGGRPALSFFETLKIKKFEEYMIKLKTCFKENKMVKAGRIISHYNDLDALDDLTPLDIDKLANVTTVCNETTAPDWKCVAEFFEMADEIPAFKSKISIANSYSPTLALFQLIATKYFKEINIGIFYESVKNAGNQIAAKEIEDQISIIAQRLV